Within the Prosthecochloris marina genome, the region CGGTACTCTACATATCCTGCTCTGAAAACCTTCGCCAAAGAACCATTCCTGTAATTTTCAGCTTCTCCGAACACCTTGTCTATGTTGGAAACATCAAAAAAATAATCAAGAAAATCTTTTGACTGCGAAATAGCTCTGCCTATGCTTCCGGCCTTCATAATAATAATAGACCAGGAGAGAACGGAAAACAACAGAAGGACAACAAGCACAAAAAGAACAACAGGGCCTGCATCTGCCAACAGTGAAAAAAAACCGGTCTTGGAAGAAAACATGAGTCACCTAAGTTTATTATTCATGGAATCATCATATGTTCAGGGAAAAGAAAAACGCAAGTGCACAACCTGAAAGCGCACAGAGCGTATTAACCACATCATTGTTGACGTAACTATATCCTTTGATCAGCTTGTTTTTCAAAACGGTACCATCGCCTTTGTAGCTCTCGACACGCTCAGTAACCTTCTCTCTGATCGGGTCATAATACTGTGCCTGGATCGTCGCGCCAAAAAAACTGTCAACAAGACTGGCAAGTAACCCTGATAAACCGATCAACATGAACGATTTAATTATTCCGAAATCAATGAGCCAGCTTACCTGCATGACAATTGCGCTTGCACATATCAAGAGAGCACCGACAAATGCTCCGAGTGTCCCTGGAAAAGATATACCTCCTGAAGTACCAACAGGCACAGATTGCATAGTGGTGATAAGTCTTGCTTTGGGATTGGGCCACATGGTACCGATTTCGGTTGCCCAGGTATCGGATTGTACTGCAGCCAGCGTTCCAAGATAAGCAAAAAAATATGCCGGTTCGTTAGTCAAGGAATAAATAATCATGATAATCCATGCAATCCCTCCATTGGCATAGACCTGACCTGCATCGCGCTGAGACCCTTTTTCAAAAACCAGATCAAATTTGGCTTTTCTTTTTCGACCAAGTTTTGATAACAGTGAAGACAACAAATAGAACGTAAGTAGCGGGACCGTCCACTCAAGCCCACCTATTCCGAAAATAGTCGTACCAAGAAGAAACGTCGCTGTAGCTCCGCTATTGTTGAGAAATTTTACCTTGACGGAAAAAAAAGCCAGCATCAAAGCAAAAGCACCCCCAGCAAACAAGCGTAAAAGAAGCCCTTTTTCACTTATATCGACAATGTAAAGCACGTAGGAAATCGCAACGGGAATAAAAAGATTGTCGAACCCGTATGAAACAAGTGCTTCCACGGCTGTCGCAATTACAGCAAGAAACAAGGCAAGAGCTAGAAGCTGGAACCACGTCGCGGACGTCAGCCCTTCCTTAAAATCGCTCTGAAAAACAAAAAGACAGGCAAGCAATAACAGAAACCCCACCGTAAACATCGTCAATGAGCCCTCTATGGTTTTTCTGCTTTTTGTCAGATTTTCAATATGCACTTTCCCAAGAGCCCCCCCGACAATGGCGGCTAGCGAATCAGCAACCCCGGCAATAAGAACGGAAATCCTCAGAATCCAGACATGACTTTCCCACAGAAAAAGTGCAAGAATAATAAAAGCAACAGGTAACATAATCGGACCGTAGCTTACCTGTTCATTGCCTTGTTGCAGATTCAGCCGGTTTCTGTCATGCAAAACACGAAAGAACCCAACATAAAAACTTGCAGCGTTAACAACCACAAAAATCAGCGCAAGTAAAACGGGAAAAAAATTTGTGGAAAAGCAAACGGGGAAAAAAAACAAAATCAGCCCTAAACTGAAGTGCAGCACTTTCCTGAGCACAAAACCGCTTACGGAAAATTTCCTGACAAGTACTTCGAAAAGCAACAAAAAAAGAGTCAGGACTCCCAGAAGCAGAAAAAACATTGGGAGATCCTGCTGAAGGGGGGCTTGCAAACGTAGCATATTGAAGAATTTCGGGTTAAAATCTTTTCGGAACTCACGAAAGTATAATTAACGCAAAATACAGCGAAAAAATAGCTGAACGAGATGTATATTACAAAAAAGAAACATTTTAGCGATCATCTCTATCAGATTGGCAGCAAAAAATGTGTTTTGATAACATCTGGAATGAGTAGATTCAAACTCGTTAAATCTTGTTTTTTCATATATACTACTATTATGGCACGAGTGCATCAGCAAAAGATCCTACCATAAAACCCATCTCCAGTAAAAAGCGATTTATTCTTGCCAAATGATCTGCTCGGAGGAAAAATTCCCCGAACACCACCACAGATAATATATTCACTGCATTTTGCACTTGCTTTACATGAAAGAAAACACTATACTTGCCATACATTGTAGTTATTATGAATATGACCAACGATAGCTTACAAAATCCAAAAGGCCTTACAGCCCAATTCGGCAAATCAGCCACTTTCCTCATTTGCAGGATCGGAACACTTGTGCCTGTGATTATTCTACAGGTGGGTATTCTAGTGCCCTGACGGCGCTCCGGTCCCTGGTCCAATCAATCTTCTTTCTTGACTAAAAATTCTTTCATTGGCCTTGGGAACGGTGCTCCCAGGGAAGGATTTTTAATGACAAAAATTACCTTTTATGAGATCTGATACCATAAAAAAAGGCTTTGAAAAAGCCCCTCACAGAAGTCTGTTGAAAGCAACAGGAACAATATCTTCGAACGATGATTTCAAAAAACCGTTTATCGGTATCTGTAACTCGTTTATCGAACTTATTCCCGGTCATGCCCATTTGCAGAAACTGGGAAAAATCGCAAAAGAAGAGATAAAAAAAGCAGGTGGTGTTCCTTTCGAGTTCAATACCATCGGAGTATGTGACGGTATTGCCATGGGCCATATCGGCATGCGCTACTCCCTCGCAAGCCGCGAACTGATAGCCGACAGCGTAGAAACCGTTGCACAAGCCCACCGTCTCGACGGCCTTGTCTGTATACCAAATTGTGACAAGATAACGCCAGGCATGATGATGGCTGCTGTCCGTATGAATATCCCGGTTATTTTCGTCTCTGGAGGCCCGATGAAAAAAGGCTGTACACCTTCGGGCGAGACTGTTGATCTGATTTCGGTTTTCGAAGCTGTCGGTCGTCATAGTACAGGCGCAATAAGCGAGGACGAACTGAGCGTTATTGAAGATAATGCCTGCCCGACCTGCGGCTCCTGTTCGGGAATGTTTACGGCAAATTCCATGAACTGCCTCTGTGAAGCACTCGGTTTCGCACTTCCCGGAAACGGAACGGTGCTTGCGGTGGATCCTCGAAGAGAGGATCTGGTCAGAGAAGCATCACGGCGAATCATCGACCTGGTTGAAAAAGATGTCAAGCCGCGGGACATTCTTTCAAGGAAAACACTGCTTAATGCTTTCGCACTTGACTTTGCGATGGGCGGTAGTACAAACACGATATTGCATACACTGGCTATTGCCAATGAGGCTGAAGAGGCGTTTGACTTTTCAGAACTCAACACTCTTTCATCGAAAACGCCATATATCTGCAAGGTCAGTCCGGCAACACAAGATGTGCATATCGAAGATGTCGACCGAGCTGGCGGCATTTCAGCAATATTGAAAGAACTGTCGAAAATCGACGGTCTGCTCGATCTTTCAAGGCCAACAGTTACAGGAAAAACACTTGGAGAAAACATTGAAAACGCAATGACACGTGACTCATCGGTCATTCGTTCCATAGAGGACCCTTACGCTCATACTGGAGGACTGGCGATCCTTTATGGCAACCTTGCTCCGGAAGGTGCGGTTGTCAAAACCGGTGCGGTCAGCGAATCAATGATGCATCACACCGGACCGGCTAAAGTATATGACTGCCAGGATGAAGCTATTGCCGGCATCATGAACGGAGATGTAGTCGCCGGTGACGTTGTGGTTATCCGTTACGAAGGCCCGAAAGGAGGCCCTGGTATGCCAGAAATGCTATCACCGACCAGTGCGATCATGGGCCGGGGCCTCGGAGACAGCGTTGCACTCATTACCGATGGTCGATTCTCAGGAGGTTCCCGGGGAGCATGTATCGGACATGTGTCACCGGAAGCTGCAGAAAAAGGACCGATAGCAGCGATTCGGAGCGGCGATATGATAACTATCGATCTGCCGAACAGGATGATGTCGGTGGATCTTTCCGACGAAACTATTGAACAAAGACTGGCAGAAATTCCGGCATTCATCCCGAAAATCACCAAAGGATACCTTGCACGTTATTCGCAGATGGTAACGTCAGCAAGCACGGGAGCGATTTTACAAAATCCGGTTTGTTAATCTTAATATTAAACAATGACAACTCATGCATGCATCCGGCAAAAAAATGAACGGTTCTGAAATATTTTTTGAATGTTTGCGCCGGGAAAATGTTGAATACATATTCGGCTACCCCGGCGGTGCGCTCCTGAAAGTATACGAAACGCTCTACGACGTCCAGGATATCAAACACATCCTTGTACGCCATGAGCAGGGAGCGACTCATATGGCCGAAGGTTATGCCAGGGCAACCGGCAAACCCGGGGTTGTCCTGGTCACCTCGGGCCCCGGAGCCACCAATACTGTTACAGGAATATCCAACGCCTACATGGATTCATCTCCAATGGTTGTTTTTACCGGCCAGGTAGTAAGCAACCTTATTGGCAACGATGCCTTTCAGGAAGCCGATATTGTCGGTATCACCCGGCCGATAACGAAACACAATTTCCTGGTCAAGGATGCCAAAGACCTTGCAACGACTATCAGAAAAGCATTTTTCTTGGCAACACAAGGAAGGCCCGGCCCGGTTCTGGTCGATCTGCCAAAAGACGTCCTAAGCTCGGAATGCGTTTTCAACTGGCCGGAAAAGATCGACATTCGTGGATTTAAGCCAACGATCAAAGGCCATGAAAATCAGATAAAAAAAGCGGCGAAAATCATTGCCAAGGCTAAACGGCCGCTTCTGTATGTCGGCGGCGGTGTTATCGCTTCCGAAGGGTCAGAAGCGCTCAGAACTCTTGCGATCGAGCAAGACATACCGGTCACCATGACCTTGCAGGGATTAGGCGCATTTCCAGGCAGCCACCCCCTGAGCATGGGAATGCTCGGTATGCATGGGACGTATTGGGCAAACCAGGCCGTCAACAACTGTGATCTTCTCATCTCAGTCGGAGCAAGGTTTGACGACCGGGTAACCGGCAAGATTGAAAAGTTTGCGACGCATGCATATAAAATTCATAACGATATCGACCCGACAAACATCGACAAAAATATCAAGGTAAACCTTCCTGTTGTCGGCGATTCCCGGCACTTTCTTGAAGGCGTTCTTAAAGCGCTGCCGAAAACAAGGGAAAACCGTCAGCCGTGGCTCGAAGAGATTGCAAAATGGCGGGAGCAGTGCCCCCTCACGTATGTCAACGATGAAAAAAAGCTCAAAACCGAGTTCGTTATCGATGAAGTTTCCCGACAGACCGAGGGCAGTGCCGTTGTGGTTACTGATGTCGGACAACACCAGATGTGGACAGCTCAGTACTACAAGTTCGCCAACCCGCGCTCGATCATAACCAGTGGAGGTCTCGGCACCATGGGATATGGCTTGCCGGCAGCTATCGGTGCAGCGTTCGGCGTTCACGACAGACCGGTTGTTCTTTTCTGTGGCGACGGCGGTTTCATGATGAACATCCAGGAGCTTGTTACAGCGGTACACTACAAACTGCCTGTCAAACTTTTCCTGATCAACAACAACTTCCTTGGTATGGTCCGGCAGTGGCAGGAGCTCTTTCATCAGGAAAAGTACTCGTTCACCGA harbors:
- the ilvD gene encoding dihydroxy-acid dehydratase, with the protein product MRSDTIKKGFEKAPHRSLLKATGTISSNDDFKKPFIGICNSFIELIPGHAHLQKLGKIAKEEIKKAGGVPFEFNTIGVCDGIAMGHIGMRYSLASRELIADSVETVAQAHRLDGLVCIPNCDKITPGMMMAAVRMNIPVIFVSGGPMKKGCTPSGETVDLISVFEAVGRHSTGAISEDELSVIEDNACPTCGSCSGMFTANSMNCLCEALGFALPGNGTVLAVDPRREDLVREASRRIIDLVEKDVKPRDILSRKTLLNAFALDFAMGGSTNTILHTLAIANEAEEAFDFSELNTLSSKTPYICKVSPATQDVHIEDVDRAGGISAILKELSKIDGLLDLSRPTVTGKTLGENIENAMTRDSSVIRSIEDPYAHTGGLAILYGNLAPEGAVVKTGAVSESMMHHTGPAKVYDCQDEAIAGIMNGDVVAGDVVVIRYEGPKGGPGMPEMLSPTSAIMGRGLGDSVALITDGRFSGGSRGACIGHVSPEAAEKGPIAAIRSGDMITIDLPNRMMSVDLSDETIEQRLAEIPAFIPKITKGYLARYSQMVTSASTGAILQNPVC
- a CDS encoding DUF92 domain-containing protein yields the protein MLRLQAPLQQDLPMFFLLLGVLTLFLLLFEVLVRKFSVSGFVLRKVLHFSLGLILFFFPVCFSTNFFPVLLALIFVVVNAASFYVGFFRVLHDRNRLNLQQGNEQVSYGPIMLPVAFIILALFLWESHVWILRISVLIAGVADSLAAIVGGALGKVHIENLTKSRKTIEGSLTMFTVGFLLLLACLFVFQSDFKEGLTSATWFQLLALALFLAVIATAVEALVSYGFDNLFIPVAISYVLYIVDISEKGLLLRLFAGGAFALMLAFFSVKVKFLNNSGATATFLLGTTIFGIGGLEWTVPLLTFYLLSSLLSKLGRKRKAKFDLVFEKGSQRDAGQVYANGGIAWIIMIIYSLTNEPAYFFAYLGTLAAVQSDTWATEIGTMWPNPKARLITTMQSVPVGTSGGISFPGTLGAFVGALLICASAIVMQVSWLIDFGIIKSFMLIGLSGLLASLVDSFFGATIQAQYYDPIREKVTERVESYKGDGTVLKNKLIKGYSYVNNDVVNTLCALSGCALAFFFSLNI
- the ilvB gene encoding biosynthetic-type acetolactate synthase large subunit; translation: MHASGKKMNGSEIFFECLRRENVEYIFGYPGGALLKVYETLYDVQDIKHILVRHEQGATHMAEGYARATGKPGVVLVTSGPGATNTVTGISNAYMDSSPMVVFTGQVVSNLIGNDAFQEADIVGITRPITKHNFLVKDAKDLATTIRKAFFLATQGRPGPVLVDLPKDVLSSECVFNWPEKIDIRGFKPTIKGHENQIKKAAKIIAKAKRPLLYVGGGVIASEGSEALRTLAIEQDIPVTMTLQGLGAFPGSHPLSMGMLGMHGTYWANQAVNNCDLLISVGARFDDRVTGKIEKFATHAYKIHNDIDPTNIDKNIKVNLPVVGDSRHFLEGVLKALPKTRENRQPWLEEIAKWREQCPLTYVNDEKKLKTEFVIDEVSRQTEGSAVVVTDVGQHQMWTAQYYKFANPRSIITSGGLGTMGYGLPAAIGAAFGVHDRPVVLFCGDGGFMMNIQELVTAVHYKLPVKLFLINNNFLGMVRQWQELFHQEKYSFTDLQQSNPNFVRVAEAFGVKAMSAINPAEAKQAISEALDHNEGPVLVEFKVIKKDMVFPMVPAGASISEMLFDRLNPNTMV